The window agcctgcagagacagagagacagagagagacagagagagagagagacagacagagagagagagacagagacagagagacagagacagagagagacagagagagagacagagacagagagagagacagaggcagagagagacagagagagagagagagagacagagacagacagagagagagagagacagagacagacagagagagagagacagagacagacagagagagacagagagagacagaaagagagacagagacagacagagagagagacagagagagacggagacagagagagacagagagagagacagcgtcagcgtcagctgctggaggacagaggcTCCATGTCCCTGAAGAGCAGAAGACAGTCTGACCTTCATCTCCTTCATCTGAGGGACTCTTTGGACTGAcgttcctcttcttcctgttgCTGAGAACAGCGCCTCGGTCCAGCGGAGTGACGACGTCCTCCTGGTCTCCAGCCTGGTGGAACACACAGCGGTACCGGGGCCAGTCCTCGTCCCTGACCCCGGTCAGGTCCAGGTCCGCGCTGGTCTGGAAGCTGCCGTCGGGGTTGGGGAGGATCTCTCCTCTGTCCACCTCCTCGTGGAGCTCCTCCCCGTCCCTCTGCCAGAACAGGTCCACTCTGTCGGGGTAGAAGCCTGTGGCGTGGCAGCTGAccggggaggagggggtcttctggaggagagacaccgagggggggtctggaggggggggcagatttactggagactgGATGGACTGGAATAAAGGAAGATGTAGAGAGTAAATCAGGTACCTTTCCTCATCAGGGTCTTCTCTCCAGCCTTCAGGTATCTCTTCAGCCCGTTTGGACAGATCTGGGTGAGGTAGTGTTTATCCTGAGCTATCCAGCCTTTGTTATTGTCCCACTTCTGTTTGGTGAAAACAGCCTGACGAACCGGAGCGATCCAGGTTTCTGTCTTCAGGTCCAGAGCGATGTAGTCTTCTCCGTCATATCCGTACTGATCATATCCACGAACTTCATCTGTTTCATCGTCCCACTCACAGCCGTACATGTTCTGGTAAAGGTGAACACCTgagagaggaacacacacacacagacacacacagacacacacacacagacacacacacacagacacacacacacacacacacacacacacacacacacacacacacacacacacacacacacacacacacacacacacacacacacactttctgtgtTGAAAACCAACAAACTAGAAGCATTGTTCACTAACAGCTCCAGACTGAGCTGGTCCTGTTTTAACTCACTCCGTGGAGCTCAGGCCGCTCAGGACGGAGCTGCTGTTGCGTCACAACAGAACTAAAATACAATAAAGCTGCTGAGAAATAAGGAAATACATGTGGAAATATAAACAGGAAGAAATACATCAATAAATGAATCTCTGAAAAAATACAGGAACAATGTTTAAATATAAAGAGAAGTAAAAGAATAAGTCAaattaaatctgtttaaaaaaaggaaataagtgtaaaaataaagaaaaatgaagaaataaagtaCGTTCATTTTGTCTCCGTTGTTCCATTTTCCCTTCTCTTGTTCTCTGGTTTTTCCGTGTTGCTTTTGCTTTGATTGATGGACTGATCTGTCAATCAACTgcctgtgggcggggcttcctgTGCAGGGTGAGTAGTAGATCCCTGATAGCAGGATTCCTGCGTGGCGTTCGCTCCCTGCTGAGAGGAGCTCAGCTCTCAGTCTGAGGCTCTGATGAGACTCTGAACAGGAAACTCAGAAACCCTCAGGATCACTGATCAATACGCTCAATAAGAACCAGAGGAACATTTCAACCTGAGTGTCTTTAGAAttcatctctctctcagctcacgcctctctctccatcacctGCTGCAGTCTGTCCATCATGCTGACAAGTAACAGCaataagatttaaaaacagaattatATCAGGACATTCTCTGATAACAGGCTGGAGTGTGACTGTCACTGCGGTCCAGCCAGACTACACTTCTGAACACGCAGTCAAGCCAGCCGCACCTTGATCAGCGGTGTGCAAACACACTGAGCATGACGGTAACACCATGAAGACTTcaaagatttcaaaataaaagtcaagcaGCACCGAAGACAACTGACttcatttaaataaagtaaCAGACCACAGATCTACAGCACTGCTGAAGAGAGGAAACTGAACAGGAAGTAAACCAGTGGATGCTTCATCAATACTGATGCTCTGTAATGTTGGTAGAAATAGAAATATTGATAATGATGATGGTTAACACACAGGGAGGTGTGTGAACCTGCCACTGCAGCCCTGTGATACACCAGAGATTCAGAGACTACAGGTCAAATCACCCGGGAGGAAAACACCCAAATATTACTCCTGGACTGACTGTGTCAAATACTACAGGAACAAATACTGTGAAGATTAATTCCTGGGTACTTTTACACTAATTTATGGTCAAAATCCCTGagagatattaaaaaaacaacaacaacaaatattcagctgaatttaaagtgcaGTAAAACCAATATTTTTCATGAGCTCGTCCTGCTGGACCGAGTCTGATGGTGTTACTGTAATGCTCAGTGTATCTGCACACCGCTAAGCAACGTGTggctggcttgaccgcagtgaggggtgtgtgtgtgtgtgtgtgtgtgtgtgtgtgtgtgtgtgtgtgtgtgtgtgtgtgtgttgctcctcCAGCCCGTCACGTCGTCCTCTGCGTCTGGCCCCAGAGTCCAGACTGACAGATCCTGCTCAGAGTCTCATCAGAGCCTCAGACTGAGAGCTGAGCTCCTCTCAGCAGGGAGCGAACGCCAAGCAGCAATCCTGCTATCAGGGATCTACTACTCACCCTGCAcaggaagccccgcccacaggcATTTGATTGACAGCTCAGTACATCAACAAAAGCAACACGGAAAAGCGAAGACAAAgttaatttatttatgtttatatttactaggggtgtcctcagataatCGACGATTCGACAATTCGTTGGAAGGGGCCTGATTGGACGGCCAATCAcacagtcgaagcatcgaaaaaatgtggttattaaacgaggaccattccattccagctgtatgggggtgctgaatgactgattttacatagaattgcttgttttttttcaaaataaacatgatataaagcctatttgatatacatgttagcctatcaaatatactgtggaaaaatgtacttgtagttttattcaatattctatctatttagtgtctgtgaatgaaccaccatggtgagtggcacaatcccattttgcacagagctccgtcacagagcagcatctcggtggtgatttggctgaactttaaaagtcttacaatgtcggaaaaaaaaatagaacttcagaccaagtcaaagatgatccaaaaataagtcaaatgcagattgtgtcctttcatatcactccacaacaacatggctttccacattaaacgggtcagtagccagatcattgggctaataaaagacggttctgttactcaattctcatttttaatgctgacttttatttcctctgattgtaatattttaggatattattattttaatttatctaaaaggctaattctatttaatttagtgtttgtttttgcatggatgctgcgctgaaacggaccgacacagtgcaattaagcctttcatttaatttgagcagataatgtgagaaattgtttagccaaaaaatgtgagcttatctgcagagattgtagatataaataaataacatgctttagcccgaCTGTTAGAAGaaggtttggttctggtcatttgaactgtacttcatttgtttgatgtttagagtcaccgacactttgttccagtctgtgtttcagtgtggaggaaaaaaataagtgttgttttacctgcctgcgctgttttttttttttttttttttccaatttcaattttttataattattagtgcaatcagggccggctgtaggcataggcgccccGATGCCCCGTGACGCCCCGtgttaattttgacatgaatttttcatttcattttagttttagtcactcaccaaagaattgatttagttaaagtcacattttagttttttagttttgttttgttttagttagaatttagtctgtggaaattagttctagttttagtcttaattttaggcttgatgaaatttgacagttttgtggTACTGTAGTAAATTAGATcgatcgatagatagatagacagatagataactttattgtctcagtaggaaatttgtcttgggcaaagtgcaaagtgctacatcaacatacaaatacacatcaaaacaacacaacataaaaccacagcagcagaagtgcaaaaggatacatgtcacggttgtaaaaactccactgtaagcatatctttaattatgtttagatatttaaatttagaatgcATCACATAACTcttgtatcataaatatgaaaatctatggcttgttggaaaaaatttaaatatatgaacttcagattctttctgtaaattcttgcaacaaatgacagcctgcaagaaaaaaagctccaatcataacgaccagcaggtggcggtaatgcagccaacgggatgcaagctgccaacatcacagaagaagaagaagaagcgaagtgctgctgcggtgctgcgtctccGTATCGGAGACAGaacggagccggaccggagtcAGTGAGCCCGGCGTGAGGACGGTTGTAATAAC of the Salarias fasciatus chromosome 18, fSalaFa1.1, whole genome shotgun sequence genome contains:
- the LOC115404957 gene encoding patr class I histocompatibility antigen, A-5 alpha chain-like; this translates as MLLFIPLLFLLGIPSAAPALHSLQYFYSSSSGIQGFPQFVTVGLVNGENFVYYDSEIRRTIPKQQWIEESEGPEYWERETQLFIGTEQTYKANVENVKGYFNQTGGVHLYQNMYGCEWDDETDEVRGYDQYGYDGEDYIALDLKTETWIAPVRQAVFTKQKWDNNKGWIAQDKHYLTQICPNGLKRYLKAGEKTLMRKDPPSVSLLQKTPSSPVSCHATGFYPDRVDLFWQRDGEELHEEVDRGEILPNPDGSFQTSADLDLTGVRDEDWPRYRCVFHQAGDQEDVVTPLDRGAVLSNRKKRNVSPKSPSDEGDEGFPMAAVVAVVAVMVVAICGMVGYICCRGRCSRSSCVSGFKRANTSETSSSSGQSAGNNGSGEEQGMLQPTA